From the Polyangiaceae bacterium genome, the window CACAGGGAACGCCCGACTCTTTGCCGGCACAGCCAACTCGAAATTCAGACTTCGGCGGTCCGACAACCAGTTCTCTGCTGCTGCGGCCATCAACTACGGTCGCGCGGCGGCCGGGCCCGACGAAGACCTGGAGACCAACGTCGAGAACTATCAGGGCACCGCGAGGTACGACCGGTTCTTCGGTGACTGGACCGTCTTCCTCTCGACTCAGGCCCGCCGGGACCGCTTTCAAGGGCTCAACCTGCGAGGCCGCGTAGACCCGGGTGTCGGCTACTACTTCATCAACGAGAAGACCGCGCTGCTCTGGACCGAGGTGGGCTACGACTTCTTGTTCGACTTACGTAGGGCGGACTCCCTGGAAGTCAAAGACGACGCGGGCAACGTGGTCGAGGTCTTGGACGACACCGAGGTGGTCCACTCTGGGCGCCTCTTCCTGGGGTTCGACTACGCCTTCCATGACGACCTGAAGCTCGCTCTCGGGGTCGAGTTCATGCAAGGCATCAGCGATACGGACATTCGCCGCGTGAACGGCACGGCGGAGATCAACGCGAAGATCGAGGGCAACCTTGCTCTCGCGTTTGGCTTCACCGAGCGTTACGACTCCGCGCCGCTACCGGGCAAGGAGGAACTCGACACCATCACCACCGTCAGCATCGTGTACACGCTGCTGTGAATCACGCTCAAGCGGTTTGATTCTGAGCGTGCTGTCCGTTGCTGATAGCACGCTTTTCTGTTTCCGTGGGGATGCCGACCCACTCTGCGCTCGCGTCCCAGAGCTGCTTGGGTAGTGCTGGATCGCGGGCCAGCCGACTCGCCTTCTTCGGGCGAGACTTCTCATAGTAGAGCCCGCTCTCCTTGCCCGCCTCATCGCTGAGGGCGCAGTGAAGCGTGGTTTGGGCACCTTCTTCGTTCGTGAGCATGAAGAGCTTGATCACGGAGCGGACGGGCCACGGCACCGAGCGCCACACGTCGCTCGCGACGACGCCAGGGTGGAGCGCGTACGTGGAGACGCCGGTGCCTTGGAGGCGCTTGTCGAGCTCGATGGTGAACAGCACGTTCGCGAGCTTGCTCAGCGCATACTCGGGGATGCCCCCGATGGTCTTCGTGCGCTCCTTCACGCCACTCAGGTCGAAGTCCTTGGTTTGATAGTGAGACTTGCTCGAGACGTTGACGATGCGAGCTGGCGCGCTCTCCACGACGCGGTCGAGCAGCAGTCGGGTGAAGAGGTAGGGACCGACGTGGTTGACGCCAAACGTCAACTCGAAGCCGTCTTTGGTCTGACCACGCGTGCCCGCGAGGCCGGCGTTGTTGACCAAGATATGAAGCGGTCGCTCTGACGCCAAGAACTCCGCGGCAGCCTTGCGTACGGACTCGAGAGACGCCAGATCCAACTCTAGGAACTCGAGCTTCGCCTCAGGGATATCCTTGCGGATATCATTCATCGCCTCTTCGGTTTTCTGCCGAGAGCGACAAGCCAAGACTACGGTCGCTCCAGCCCTGGCCAACTCTTGCGCGGTGACCTTGCCGATCCCGGTGTTTGCCCCGGTGACCACGCACACTTTCCCCTGAAGGCTTTGTTCCATAGCTTCGCCGTGCTCCATAGCTTCGCGTGTGTTCCAATGGGCCGAAAGAAAAGGGTCCGCCCAAGCTGAGTGGATAGGTACGCGCGTGAAGCCGTACCCGTTTCGGAAAAATCACGCGAAGCGTCAAACGCCGGGAATTTGGGCTGAAAGTGCCCAACAGTAGCGAACCAGAGTTCAGGTCGGATGCCGCGCCGAGAGGTGCTGGCACCTCAGGAGTTCAGGAAGGTCGTCTCGCCGTCGACCACGTTGCCGCGCGCCGTCTTGATGGCGTGGGAGGAGTGAACATCCAGTGCATCCGCTGGCGTCGCGAGGGGCTTCGTCAATGCGTTCCACACGGCGCCCCAGCGGGCACCCCGGTTGTTTCGTGTTTCTTCCGTGGGGAACATGAGTTCCACGGTGGCGCCGATCATGGGCATGGCGATTCCGCGGTTCTTGTCCACGTCCCAGCCAATCGCCGCCCAAGCTTCACGCACCGCGACCATCTGCTTGGCCCGCGCGCGGTCCAGGATTCGACGCTGATCGATGCCGAGCGCTTGGAAGTCGGGTTCGAGGACCTTGTTCTCCCACAGCGCGAACCCCACGAGCTTGGCTTGAAACAAGCTCATGCGGATCAGCTGTGGCCGGCTCATCTCCTTCATCAAGATGGGCAGGTACTGAACGCCCAGCCCCACGTGTCGAGCTTCGTCTCGCTCGTAGTAGCGCATCAGTTCACTCAGCACGGGCTCCACGTTGAGCTCGCGGATCTCCTGAAAAATGGCGAGCGCGATCGTCTCGATCAAGAGCTGCATGCCGAGCAGCTTGCACGCCAAGTCGTCGGTCGACAGCACATGATCCAGCAAGGCCTGGGGCGCGGGATCGAGCCTTTCCGGAAGGTAGTCGAGCTCCTTCAGGTAGTCGTACATCGTGTAGAAGTGCCGCGCCTCGTCGAAGGCCTGACTCGTTGCGGCCATCTTGGCCTCCAACGGAACCAACCTATCCGCTAGCTGAGCTGATATTTTCCACGCGGCTAATTCTCCCCAAAGAATGATCGCGAAGACCCGACGTAGCGCTTGCTTCTTCTCGGGTGCGACCCTCACCCCCCCATGCTTCTCCAGCAACATAGGGAGGATCTCTTTGCCGTCCCACGCGAGCACCTGACCCTTGTGGTAGATCCGCTCACAGGTTGCGAAGCGTTTGGCCTCTGCGGCGTTCCGCGCCAGGTCGAACATGTCGTAGCTGAGCCGCGAGCTACCAAAGCCTAGGAATCCCATCGGAACCTCCGTGTTGAGCGCAGCCTATCACAAACTAACCAGCCGGTCAGAATTGGAGGCAAGCGGCCGCGGGGTTTGGGGGGAGGGGAGTACTGGGAATGGCACCTAGAAGCGGCCGTGGAGTGATCCTCCGAGAGTGCCAGGACCCCAGAACGGCGCCGCGGACATCTCCATGCTTGGCTGAGGCGCCTCTTCTTCTTGAGTCTTCGTCTTGGGGGTGCGCTCACGCTGGTCGAAGTTGATCTTCGGGTCGTCGAAAGACATCAAGAGCACGCTCGTGGCGGTCAACAGCGCGCCTGCTCCATACGCGATAACCGATGCCGTGCGGAAATCGTCCCGCTTCGCGATGTGGTCTTCGTACTCCAGGACCTGGGCGCGTGTGATGTTGCTGCTGCTCCGTTGATCATCGATGTCTTGCGCCTTGCCTTCCTGGCGTAGCGCGAGGAAGGTGAAGACGCCGCCGGTCAGGAGCCCTGCCACACCCGTTCCGAGCACGACGTAGCTGGCTACGCGCTGGGTCGTGACCTCCAAATCCACGTTCAGCGTGCGCTTCTCGCCTCGGCTCAGGTCGAGCTCCTTCGAGTAGGGTTCCCGACCCGTGCGACTCACCGTGATCAGGTGCGTCCCCGCCTCGAGCTCCAGGGGCCCGTTGAGCGGTGTCACCCCAGCCGGCCTGCCGTCGACGCGGACTTCGGCGCCGCTCTCCGTGGTGATGCTGATCTTTGCGGGTTGGGGGCGGAGGCGCACGTCGACGGCGACGATGCCACCTTCCGCGGCTTGCACTTCTCTTTCCTCAGGGAAGTACCCTGGCGCAGATAGGCTGACCTTGTGCTTGCCTGGTTTGACCTCGGCAATCAACGGCGCCTGCTTCGTTGCGCCGCCGTCCAGCTGCACCTGCGTTCCTTTGGTCTGTGACGAGACCATCAAGCGGGTTTGCTGGATGATCGGCGCCGGAGCGGGCGGGGGGGGCGCGTCGGGGTTCTCCGGATTTGGGGTGGCGCTCGCGGCCAAGCGCGCGGCGATGGGCTCCAGCTCCGAGAGGGCTTGTGCCGCGTCGGCTCGCCGACCTCCCTCAGCAACCTTGGAGAGGTAGCTGCGGTAGTTCTTGATCGCGAGCTGAAGGTTCTGTGCGTTCTTGTCGATGAAGTACTGACGGCGATACGCCTGAGCCGCACTGAACAGGATCGCTGGGCGTGGAGAGTACTTGTACGCCTGATCAAAGGCCTGGATCGCGGCCAGGTACTCGCCGGCTTCGTAGGCTTGCGCGCCAGCGTTGAAGTACGTGCGCGCCTTCTGCACGTCTTCTGCTTGAGCTTGTGCGCTCGAGGTCGAGAGGCAAGGCGCGCTGATCAGGGCAGTCGCCAGGAGGCTAGTCAGCAAGAAGCGTCTCATTCGATCACCGCCTTACCCAAGAACACCTGGACGCCGCCGTCGCCAGCAACCGCGAGGTCAGGGACGCCATCGCCGTTGTAGTCCGAGCTGACGACGCTGTTGCCGCCGCGAATCGCGGGTAGATTGCGTGCGTTCACCAGTTCGTGTTTGCCGAAGTCAAAGTCGGCTACCCAGCCGCCTTCGGCGCCGAGCAGTACGACTTCCGGTGAGGCATCGGTGTCGGCTTGGGTCAATGCGAAGGAACCTGGGTCCACGTCGCCTGGGTTGGCGAAGACGATGCGCTTTGACGCGTCGATCGTTCCGTTGCCTTCGTTCTTGAAGAACACGATCTTGGGTTCCGGAATGCCGTCGTCTCCCGCGGCGGCTAGGCCCAGCGCGAGGATGTCCTTCTTGCCGTCCCCATCCACGTCTTGGACGAGGATCTGGCCGTTGTAGACCACGTAGCCGGTGCTCGTGCTGCCGTCGGGGTTCGCCGGCTCGGGGCCGGGCACCGGACCACCCGTGACGTTTCCCAGGGGATCGAAGTAGTAGCTCTCATCAGTAAACTGGGGATCATCGAGCACGAAGCCGTTGTCCACGACGTGAGCGACAATCAGTACACCACCGGTGGAGGTGCCGTTGCACACGAACGCGACCAGCTCGTCGACCCCGTCACCGTCGAGGTCGACCGCTGCTGTCAGCGCGTTCTCTCCGGACTCCAGGGTAGAAACGGGCTGGCTGGTAAACACCTTGGTGGAGTCGATGGCGGCTTCCCCGGTGGACGGTAGGAGCCACACGTGGTTGGTGTAGTTTCCGTCGAAGGCGTCCGTGGTGGAGGCAAGCACCGCGATGTCGTTGTGATCGTCTCCCGTGAACTCGCCGATCACCGCGCGCACGGGAACCGTGTCGCTGTCGCCGTTCAGGTAGAAGGGAGACACGAGCTGGCGGTCACTGCTGCCGTTGAGCAGAGCGATGCTCCGGCCGTCGGAAGTCTCCGAAGTCGACAGCACGAGCAGATCGGCGATGCCATCGGAGAAGAGCTCCTCCACGTTTCCACTCACGACGCGGTCGATGCGGGCGAGGCGCCCCATGCTGATCGGTTCGCCGGGTCCACCGAAACCGTTCCCAAAGGCGATGGAGAGCGAATCCCCCGTTTCGACACCGGCGCCGACGTTTCCGTGGGGACCACGCTCCTTGAAGGCGAGGTCGTTGACCAGGTCGCCGTCGAAGTCGCCCACCGTGAGTTCACTGGGTTCACCACGGGCCTGGATCTGGAAACGGTTCAGGCGCCCGTCTCCGACGCCGTTGTAGAAATCGATCGTATTGGAGCCCGCGCTGATGGTGGCCACGTCGGGGATGCCGTTGGCGTTCAAGTCCGCGACCACCGCGGAGGTCCAGGGCGCCTCGAAGTTCGCCGTTGTCAGGCTGTAGGCGGCGCCTCCGAGCGGTCCCGTCATGGTGCCGGTGTCGCTGACGAGCACCGAGTTCTCGAGAACCAAGTCGACGACTCCGTCGCTGTTCAGGTCGCCCAACGCGAGAGGCATGGAGCATACGACGCTGCTGCCGATGGACACGGCGTTGCCATCTCCGGAGCCCGTCAGGGACGCCACGTCAGAATCCGAGTGGAAAGTGCCGTCGCCAACGCCAAACGCGATGAACAGCTCCGAATCGCCACCAATGCACGGTGAATTGCCGGTTGGCTCCGCGCCGATCAACATGTCGAGGTGAGTATCCGCGTTGAAGTCGGCAAGCTTGACGCCGCTGCTGATGACGCGGCCGGCGGGGAGCTTGACCGCAGGCAGCGTGCGCGCCGGCGGGGAACCCTCACCCGCACTGTAGGAGTTCCACTTGAGCGCCGCACCGTCGCGATAACACGGGGTGTAGACCCAGACGCTGTTGGCTCCTTCGTATGCGAGCGCCAGCTCTTCGCAAGGCGACTGCACTTTGCGCTCGTCGAGATTGCCGACCGCTGGATGTCCCGCGAGGCCTGACACTGGACCCGGCAAGGTCAGCAGCAAATCCACCGTGTCCGACGCGGTGAACATCAAGTCTTCGGTGAGCATCAGGATCTCGTCACCCTGGATGTCCAAGATGTCAGGACCGATATTCACCTTGGTCTGCATTGCCTCGAGAATCACCACCTCCGCTTCGACGTTTCCCA encodes:
- a CDS encoding DUF481 domain-containing protein, which codes for MSSSAWAQVPTSAQDDAKVSGGATELTTDKATTMGAPDEESKDATELSVSAGGLLSTGNARLFAGTANSKFRLRRSDNQFSAAAAINYGRAAAGPDEDLETNVENYQGTARYDRFFGDWTVFLSTQARRDRFQGLNLRGRVDPGVGYYFINEKTALLWTEVGYDFLFDLRRADSLEVKDDAGNVVEVLDDTEVVHSGRLFLGFDYAFHDDLKLALGVEFMQGISDTDIRRVNGTAEINAKIEGNLALAFGFTERYDSAPLPGKEELDTITTVSIVYTLL
- a CDS encoding SDR family oxidoreductase; translation: MEQSLQGKVCVVTGANTGIGKVTAQELARAGATVVLACRSRQKTEEAMNDIRKDIPEAKLEFLELDLASLESVRKAAAEFLASERPLHILVNNAGLAGTRGQTKDGFELTFGVNHVGPYLFTRLLLDRVVESAPARIVNVSSKSHYQTKDFDLSGVKERTKTIGGIPEYALSKLANVLFTIELDKRLQGTGVSTYALHPGVVASDVWRSVPWPVRSVIKLFMLTNEEGAQTTLHCALSDEAGKESGLYYEKSRPKKASRLARDPALPKQLWDASAEWVGIPTETEKRAISNGQHAQNQTA
- a CDS encoding ferritin-like domain-containing protein, yielding MGFLGFGSSRLSYDMFDLARNAAEAKRFATCERIYHKGQVLAWDGKEILPMLLEKHGGVRVAPEKKQALRRVFAIILWGELAAWKISAQLADRLVPLEAKMAATSQAFDEARHFYTMYDYLKELDYLPERLDPAPQALLDHVLSTDDLACKLLGMQLLIETIALAIFQEIRELNVEPVLSELMRYYERDEARHVGLGVQYLPILMKEMSRPQLIRMSLFQAKLVGFALWENKVLEPDFQALGIDQRRILDRARAKQMVAVREAWAAIGWDVDKNRGIAMPMIGATVELMFPTEETRNNRGARWGAVWNALTKPLATPADALDVHSSHAIKTARGNVVDGETTFLNS
- a CDS encoding PEGA domain-containing protein; protein product: MRRFLLTSLLATALISAPCLSTSSAQAQAEDVQKARTYFNAGAQAYEAGEYLAAIQAFDQAYKYSPRPAILFSAAQAYRRQYFIDKNAQNLQLAIKNYRSYLSKVAEGGRRADAAQALSELEPIAARLAASATPNPENPDAPPPPAPAPIIQQTRLMVSSQTKGTQVQLDGGATKQAPLIAEVKPGKHKVSLSAPGYFPEEREVQAAEGGIVAVDVRLRPQPAKISITTESGAEVRVDGRPAGVTPLNGPLELEAGTHLITVSRTGREPYSKELDLSRGEKRTLNVDLEVTTQRVASYVVLGTGVAGLLTGGVFTFLALRQEGKAQDIDDQRSSSNITRAQVLEYEDHIAKRDDFRTASVIAYGAGALLTATSVLLMSFDDPKINFDQRERTPKTKTQEEEAPQPSMEMSAAPFWGPGTLGGSLHGRF
- a CDS encoding VCBS repeat-containing protein; translated protein: MRRFAGLFTWLGTTLTGVVLASCANLNTIESGECGNGVIEPEAGEECDSFPEGNCAPKGSENQCRYLCTTASSQPGSETVNCPAGFGCGTDGVCRRASGDYTPGSVLRQGYTLRVESGDFDGDGQSEIVSVTPTELGIHFLDERGNQQAQTDVNGAAIVPAIGQLTGDNLSDLVVLRSELGGGLNVLRGRRDGTLQPTAYSPFDVGNVEAEVVILEAMQTKVNIGPDILDIQGDEILMLTEDLMFTASDTVDLLLTLPGPVSGLAGHPAVGNLDERKVQSPCEELALAYEGANSVWVYTPCYRDGAALKWNSYSAGEGSPPARTLPAVKLPAGRVISSGVKLADFNADTHLDMLIGAEPTGNSPCIGGDSELFIAFGVGDGTFHSDSDVASLTGSGDGNAVSIGSSVVCSMPLALGDLNSDGVVDLVLENSVLVSDTGTMTGPLGGAAYSLTTANFEAPWTSAVVADLNANGIPDVATISAGSNTIDFYNGVGDGRLNRFQIQARGEPSELTVGDFDGDLVNDLAFKERGPHGNVGAGVETGDSLSIAFGNGFGGPGEPISMGRLARIDRVVSGNVEELFSDGIADLLVLSTSETSDGRSIALLNGSSDRQLVSPFYLNGDSDTVPVRAVIGEFTGDDHNDIAVLASTTDAFDGNYTNHVWLLPSTGEAAIDSTKVFTSQPVSTLESGENALTAAVDLDGDGVDELVAFVCNGTSTGGVLIVAHVVDNGFVLDDPQFTDESYYFDPLGNVTGGPVPGPEPANPDGSTSTGYVVYNGQILVQDVDGDGKKDILALGLAAAGDDGIPEPKIVFFKNEGNGTIDASKRIVFANPGDVDPGSFALTQADTDASPEVVLLGAEGGWVADFDFGKHELVNARNLPAIRGGNSVVSSDYNGDGVPDLAVAGDGGVQVFLGKAVIE